The following proteins are encoded in a genomic region of Ictalurus furcatus strain D&B chromosome 6, Billie_1.0, whole genome shotgun sequence:
- the nifk gene encoding MKI67 FHA domain-interacting nucleolar phosphoprotein encodes MTEDTQSGKLLALNPKEDLEFQKKVKQVKKRQKTDLTPGVVYVGHLPQSLAEPQLRDYFSQFGRVLRLRLSRSKKTGRSKGYGFVEFECDEVAKIVAETMDNYLMGERLIKCQLVPPEKVHEKLFVGSQKIFKKPIRPAVARYNRAHGPEDMKKLAGKLLSKEAKLRKRLAEKGIDYDFPGFAAQVSAKKALSDADTSVCSEDTTPVCTPSVLERRRSMKITDDDVDDEIVLKVPPKNSEDVEDSDTEEEDNDDDDDEEGSAEKESDADED; translated from the exons ATGACCGAGGACACACAGAGCGGGAAGCTGCTCGCGCTCAACCCCAAAGAAGACCTCGAGTTTCAGAAAAAAGTGAAGCAAGTGAAAAAGCGACAGAAAACG GATTTAACTCCAGGTGTGGTGTATGTGGGTCACCTTCCCCAGTCACTCGCCGAGCCACAGCTCAGAGATTACTTTTCTCAGTTTGGCCGAGTCCTGCGCTTGAGGCTCTCCAGAAGTAAAAAG ACTGGCCGGAGTAAAGGCTATGGCTTTGTGGAGTTTGAGTGTGATGAAGTGGCCAAGATTGTGGCAGAGACTATGGACAACTACCTCATGGGAGAAAGGCTGATCAAAT GTCAATTGGTGCCGCCCGAGAAAGTCCATGAAAAGCTCTTTGTTGGTTCTCAGAAAATCTTTAAGAAGCCCATCCGGCCTGCTGTTGCACGTTATAATAGAGCCCATGGCCCAGAAGATATGAAGAAACTTGCTGGAAAGCTCCTAAGCAAAGAAGCAAAGCTTCGCAAGAGACTGGCGGAAAAGGGCATCGACTATGATTTTCCAGGATTT GCAGCTCAGGTTTCAGCAAAGAAAGCTCTGTCAGATGCTGATACATCAGTCTGCAGTGAG GACACCACACCGGTTTGTACACCTTCAGTCCTGGAGAGGAGGCGGTCTATGAAAATCACGGATGATGATGTAGATGATGAAATTGTTCTCAAAGTCCCGCCAAAGAACAGTGAAGACGTTGAAGACTCTGACACAGAGGAGgaagataatgatgatgatgatgatgaggaaggATCAGCAGAGAAAGAGTCAGATGCTGATGAGGATTGA